Part of the candidate division KSB1 bacterium genome is shown below.
TCTTCGCTGAGAATTGTCATTGCGGAGGGTTACAGCGATCATTCCTGTTTTCTTCAAGAATTGAACTTGTTGATCCATATCGGTGCTTTTAAATTTGGAAATATCCATCTATGATATTGAACAAAATTACTGCTGGACCTCTTGGCGTCAATTGCTATATTATCGGCTGTGAAGCGACAGGTGCGGGCGCAGTTATCGATCCAGGAGATGAGGCGCCAGTGATTCTCGAGCACATTAAGCAACAGCGAATTGATGTAAAATTTATCTTGTTGACTCATGGTCATGTCGATCATCTTGCTCACTTGTCCCGCATCAAAAGAGAACTTGGGGCCGAGTTTCTCATGCATCAAGATGATGTATTTCTTCTCAAGGGACTATTTGCCCAGGCGCTGATGTTTGGTCTCCCAAACCCCGGTAATCCAAAACCAGATCGCTTCATCTCCGATGGAGATGAGATTGCTTTGGGCAAGCTCAAGATTAAGGTTCTGCACACCCCTGGGCATTCTCCAGGAAGCGTATCCTATTTTGTGGACAATAAACTTTTTGTGGGGGATTTGATTTTTGCTGGCTCGATCGGCCGCACTGATCTGCCTGGTGGGGATTATCAAAAACTGATTCGTTCGGTCGAAAGCAAAATTTTTACGTTGCCAGATGATACGATCATTTACCCCGGCCATGGTCCTGAGACCACCGTGGGTCAGGAGAAAGCGACCAATCCATTTTTTTGATGACGAATTATTTATCCGCTCAAAACTGTGAAGGGATAAAAAATATGTTTCGGAGTATCAAGCCATATTCAAATGGGAAGTCAATAAATTTGACCTGATAAGCATGATCAGATCTAAACAAAAATTTGATCGCTTCATCTGCGGCCTCATGGTCTTCATGTTCGCTATTCTGATGAAATCCGCTTTCATTTCGGCATATGTTTCTCGAGACAAACATGCCTCCCAAAAAATAATTCCCCATTTCTCCAATGTTTCCATCCAGGCAAAGGTCGCCCACACGGGCAAAAGCGTCAATGCCATCTGGTTGGATGACAACGACGACGGCTGGCTCGATCTGTTCCTCTGCAATGGCTATAATCAGCCCAATGTGCTATATCGAAATTTGAAAAATGGCGCTTTTGAAGATATTACAGCTCAGGTCGGCCTGGTGGATCTTCGCTGGAGCCACAGCGCCCATTGGCTCGATTTCGATAATGATGGGCTTTTCGAGCTGTGCGTGGAAAACAAGCTCGGTAATCAAATCTTCAAAAAGACCGAGCGGGATAGCTTCATCAATTTCACCCGAAACTACCATTTTTTGACCACACCAGGAATGGCCTGGGCCGATTTCAATAACGATGGTCTGATAGACGTTTACGTTTATCGAGCGGATGAAAATGCGGCCCGAGCAGGCAGTCCGCCCAATTGGCTATTCAAAAATTTGGGCCATGGCCAATTCAAAGAAATGGCGGCAGCGGCAGGCGTGGCAGGCGAAAGCGATACCAATGGCGCCAATTGGATCGATGTCAATAACGATGGCTGGCTGGATCTGTATGTTATCAATGGCAATCACCAGCCCAATCATTTTTATCTGAACAATGGAAACGAGACGTTCTCTGATATTGCCCCTCAAACAGGCATTGTGGAACATGATGGCAGCGCCTGGTGGGCCGATTTCAACCATGACGGCTGGATCGATGTGATGGTGGCTGATGAACTATCGGCCCGATTGTACAAAAATAATGGCGACGGGACATTCACCGACATCACAGCGACGTCTGGCATCATTTTTCCGACGAATGCGGCCCTCCAAGCCAATTGGATTGACTTCGACAACGACGGCCAACTCGATCTTTTCTTCTTCTCCTCGCTTGATCTTTATAACCTCAGACCAAAGCTCTATCGCAATATGGGCGATGAGACCTTTGCCGATTTGACCGCCGACGTGGGGCTGGATCTGATCATCAGCGCTTATCAATCGATATGGGGTGATTACGACAACGATGGCGATCCCGATCTCTATTTGCCTAGCAAAGGACCCAATATTTTATTTCGCAACGATGGTGGTCAGCATCATTGGGTCAAGGTTCGCTTAAGGCCTTTAGTGACCAATCGTTCAGCACTTGGCACAAGCGTCACGGT
Proteins encoded:
- a CDS encoding MBL fold metallo-hydrolase, whose product is MILNKITAGPLGVNCYIIGCEATGAGAVIDPGDEAPVILEHIKQQRIDVKFILLTHGHVDHLAHLSRIKRELGAEFLMHQDDVFLLKGLFAQALMFGLPNPGNPKPDRFISDGDEIALGKLKIKVLHTPGHSPGSVSYFVDNKLFVGDLIFAGSIGRTDLPGGDYQKLIRSVESKIFTLPDDTIIYPGHGPETTVGQEKATNPFF
- a CDS encoding VCBS repeat-containing protein; this translates as MIRSKQKFDRFICGLMVFMFAILMKSAFISAYVSRDKHASQKIIPHFSNVSIQAKVAHTGKSVNAIWLDDNDDGWLDLFLCNGYNQPNVLYRNLKNGAFEDITAQVGLVDLRWSHSAHWLDFDNDGLFELCVENKLGNQIFKKTERDSFINFTRNYHFLTTPGMAWADFNNDGLIDVYVYRADENAARAGSPPNWLFKNLGHGQFKEMAAAAGVAGESDTNGANWIDVNNDGWLDLYVINGNHQPNHFYLNNGNETFSDIAPQTGIVEHDGSAWWADFNHDGWIDVMVADELSARLYKNNGDGTFTDITATSGIIFPTNAALQANWIDFDNDGQLDLFFFSSLDLYNLRPKLYRNMGDETFADLTADVGLDLIISAYQSIWGDYDNDGDPDLYLPSKGPNILFRNDGGQHHWVKVRLRPLVTNRSALGTSVTV